A genomic segment from Saprospiraceae bacterium encodes:
- a CDS encoding acetyl-CoA C-acetyltransferase, translated as MEAYIYDAIRTVRGKGNNKGALIGITPTQLVTDLLIELREKHQLNTALVEDLILGCVTQVMDQGQNIAKTAAQQSAYGDHLCGVSLNRFCGSGLEAINQAAAYVRSGFSELIIAGGVESMSRVKMGSDGGAMMMDPAVALPGHAIPQGISADLIASKYGFNRQDVDEFAYISQMRATVAEKENRFTSRIPVKDVNGITVLSSDENIRPETTLMTLGGLQPSFEMMGQMGGFDAVAIDRYPEVEEISHVHHAGNSSAIVDGAAISLVGSKAAGEKMGLKPRARILAAAVYGTDPTMMLVGPAPASRKVLKQAGMNKEDIDLFEVNEAFAVVPLRFMQDLGVAHDKVNVNGGAIALGHPLGATGCMLMGTLMDELERQNKNTGLVTLCIGGGMGIATIIERM; from the coding sequence ATGGAAGCTTATATCTATGATGCCATTCGCACTGTTCGTGGCAAAGGCAACAATAAAGGAGCCCTAATTGGCATCACCCCAACCCAATTGGTCACGGATCTCCTGATCGAACTCCGAGAAAAACACCAACTGAACACTGCTTTAGTAGAAGACCTTATCCTGGGCTGTGTCACCCAAGTCATGGACCAAGGCCAAAACATAGCCAAAACGGCCGCCCAACAGTCAGCTTATGGCGATCATTTGTGTGGGGTTAGTCTCAATCGATTTTGTGGTTCGGGCTTGGAGGCAATTAACCAAGCGGCGGCATATGTTCGATCCGGCTTTTCAGAACTAATTATCGCAGGCGGTGTAGAGAGTATGTCCAGGGTTAAAATGGGGTCTGATGGTGGAGCCATGATGATGGATCCCGCTGTAGCCTTACCTGGCCACGCCATTCCACAGGGAATTTCTGCCGATTTAATTGCTTCCAAATATGGATTTAACCGCCAGGACGTCGATGAATTCGCCTATATTTCTCAGATGCGAGCGACCGTAGCGGAAAAAGAAAATAGGTTCACCTCCAGAATACCCGTAAAAGACGTGAATGGTATTACGGTTTTAAGTAGCGATGAAAATATTCGACCAGAAACCACCCTGATGACCTTGGGCGGGCTGCAACCCTCCTTTGAAATGATGGGGCAAATGGGAGGTTTTGATGCCGTTGCAATTGACAGGTACCCTGAGGTAGAGGAGATTTCACATGTTCATCATGCAGGTAATTCCTCTGCTATTGTAGATGGCGCAGCCATTTCGTTGGTCGGCAGCAAAGCTGCTGGTGAAAAAATGGGGCTAAAACCTAGAGCCAGGATTTTAGCAGCTGCCGTATATGGCACGGATCCCACCATGATGCTGGTCGGCCCGGCTCCTGCTAGCCGGAAAGTCCTAAAGCAGGCAGGAATGAATAAAGAAGACATCGATTTGTTTGAGGTGAATGAGGCTTTTGCGGTAGTGCCCTTGCGTTTTATGCAAGACCTTGGCGTGGCGCATGACAAGGTCAATGTAAATGGAGGCGCCATTGCCTTAGGACACCCCCTTGGCGCCACTGGTTGTATGCTGATGGGAACCCTGATGGATGAACTGGAGCGACAAAATAAAAATACGGGACTAGTCACCCTTTGCATAGGCGGAGGAATGGGTATTGCAACAATAATAGAACGCATGTAA
- a CDS encoding thioesterase family protein: protein MMQLDSELKQFPVWIEIPVQWGDMDAAQHVNNLIYLRWGESSRIAYFEQAGFGFSFNQGIGPILAWQDCKYIFPITYPDTAIIAIKVTEIKEDRFFMQTNIYSKVHQRIAAISKQSIIPYDYSTLKKAAIPEKWLVAIKTL from the coding sequence ATGATGCAATTAGATTCGGAATTAAAGCAATTTCCTGTATGGATAGAAATTCCTGTCCAATGGGGAGACATGGATGCCGCTCAGCATGTTAATAACCTGATCTACTTGAGGTGGGGTGAAAGTAGCCGAATTGCTTATTTTGAGCAGGCAGGCTTTGGCTTTTCCTTTAATCAAGGCATTGGCCCTATCTTAGCTTGGCAGGACTGCAAGTATATTTTTCCGATAACCTATCCGGATACGGCCATCATTGCTATCAAGGTAACGGAGATAAAAGAAGACCGCTTTTTTATGCAAACCAATATCTACAGTAAAGTGCATCAACGTATTGCCGCCATTAGTAAGCAATCCATCATACCTTATGATTATAGTACCCTGAAAAAAGCAGCAATCCCTGAAAAATGGTTGGTAGCCATCAAGACCTTGTAG
- a CDS encoding Gfo/Idh/MocA family oxidoreductase: MKNQNKTRRDFIKKTAVGALGLSLPFTAKSYSNILGANDRVNFAVAGLNGRGTAHIRAINSCKNAGIISLCDVDTRTYGKAKKLMSNLGMDTAVKSENDFRKVLESKDIDAVSIATPDHMHAAQAIWALAAGKDVYVEKPCSHNPHEGELLVQAQQKYGKIVQMGNQQRSAPTSMMAVQDIKDGLIGDVYYGKAWYSNKRGPIGKGNISAVPDWLDWDLWQGVAPRRTFKDIYVHYNWHWFWHWGTGEVNNNGAHEIDVCRWALGVELPIRVTSAGGRFNFDDDWEFYDTQNVTFEFEGGKMITWEGRSCNTLPHYDRDRGSTIHGTNGSMLLDRNIYIAYDKDGKVIKEVKEKEESATTNTVGAGGLDVYHMANFLDAVREGAKQNSHIAEGHKSVLLCHLGNMAQATGKALQIDPNTGRVLNSKKAMNLWSREYEKSWEPTV, encoded by the coding sequence ATGAAGAATCAAAACAAAACGAGAAGGGATTTTATCAAAAAAACGGCAGTAGGGGCTTTGGGCTTAAGTTTACCCTTTACAGCCAAAAGCTATAGCAATATTCTTGGGGCTAACGACCGTGTAAACTTTGCCGTTGCAGGCCTGAATGGTCGAGGTACAGCGCACATCAGAGCCATTAATTCCTGTAAAAATGCGGGAATCATTTCACTCTGTGATGTTGATACCAGAACCTATGGTAAGGCTAAAAAACTCATGTCTAACTTGGGGATGGATACCGCTGTTAAATCTGAAAATGATTTTCGTAAAGTATTGGAATCCAAGGATATAGATGCGGTATCCATTGCTACGCCGGATCACATGCACGCTGCCCAGGCGATTTGGGCGCTGGCTGCAGGAAAAGATGTATATGTAGAAAAACCTTGTAGCCACAACCCGCATGAGGGTGAATTATTGGTACAGGCCCAACAAAAATACGGCAAGATCGTTCAAATGGGTAACCAACAGCGGTCTGCACCAACCTCTATGATGGCTGTTCAGGATATCAAAGATGGCTTAATTGGCGATGTGTATTATGGCAAAGCCTGGTATTCTAATAAAAGAGGCCCAATTGGCAAAGGAAATATTTCTGCCGTTCCCGATTGGTTGGATTGGGATTTGTGGCAAGGGGTAGCGCCTCGTAGGACCTTCAAAGACATCTATGTGCATTACAATTGGCATTGGTTCTGGCACTGGGGAACGGGTGAAGTGAATAACAATGGGGCACACGAAATTGATGTTTGCCGTTGGGCACTTGGGGTGGAGCTCCCCATTCGAGTCACCTCTGCCGGTGGTCGCTTTAATTTTGATGATGATTGGGAATTCTATGATACCCAAAATGTTACGTTCGAATTTGAGGGTGGCAAAATGATTACTTGGGAAGGACGAAGCTGCAATACGCTCCCTCATTATGATAGAGATAGAGGTTCAACCATCCACGGAACCAATGGTTCGATGCTGTTGGATAGAAATATTTATATTGCCTACGACAAGGATGGTAAAGTGATAAAAGAGGTAAAAGAAAAAGAAGAAAGTGCTACCACAAATACCGTAGGTGCTGGTGGTTTGGATGTTTACCATATGGCCAATTTCCTGGATGCAGTCAGAGAAGGTGCAAAGCAAAATTCGCACATTGCAGAAGGGCATAAAAGTGTGCTACTTTGCCACCTGGGTAACATGGCACAGGCAACTGGAAAAGCACTTCAGATTGATCCTAATACCGGTCGGGTACTCAATAGCAAAAAAGCGATGAACTTGTGGAGTCGCGAGTACGAAAAAAGCTGGGAACCAACGGTATAA
- a CDS encoding fumarylacetoacetate hydrolase family protein, which yields MKLYKKGPMAIVEFEGQCYQSKQDWNALINRPKLFAYLKAQLPIWQTIDHFDTENLDVPIGQQEVWASGVTYLRSKTARMEESKDAGGGDFYDRVYDAPRPELFFKAMPNRVIGPMGTVNIRKDSTWNVPEPELTLFISSAGTIEGYTVGNDMSSRSIEGENPLYLGQAKVYDGSAALGPCLFVTDNPIPGNTAITLAIFRAQQKIFEETIEINQIKRAFTELVDYLYLSTTFPNGCFLMTGTGIIPPDEFSLLEGDEVRITIDHIGTLINSVGIR from the coding sequence ATGAAATTGTATAAAAAAGGGCCAATGGCCATTGTGGAATTTGAAGGCCAATGCTATCAATCCAAACAGGATTGGAATGCATTAATTAACCGGCCGAAACTCTTCGCCTACTTGAAGGCCCAATTGCCTATCTGGCAAACCATAGACCATTTTGATACCGAAAACCTAGATGTACCTATTGGCCAGCAGGAGGTTTGGGCATCTGGTGTCACCTACCTGCGTTCCAAAACAGCGCGTATGGAAGAGTCCAAAGATGCAGGCGGAGGCGACTTCTATGATCGCGTTTATGATGCCCCACGTCCGGAGTTGTTTTTTAAGGCTATGCCCAATAGGGTGATTGGCCCCATGGGGACCGTAAATATCCGCAAGGACTCTACCTGGAATGTCCCGGAACCAGAGCTTACCCTATTTATCAGCTCCGCCGGAACCATCGAAGGGTATACCGTCGGTAATGACATGAGTTCCAGAAGTATTGAAGGGGAAAATCCTTTGTATTTAGGACAGGCCAAAGTTTACGATGGTAGTGCAGCTTTGGGGCCTTGCCTTTTTGTAACGGATAACCCAATTCCGGGCAACACTGCTATCACTCTTGCCATTTTTAGGGCCCAACAAAAAATTTTTGAAGAAACCATTGAAATCAACCAAATAAAACGTGCTTTTACAGAATTGGTGGATTATCTTTACCTTTCCACCACCTTCCCTAATGGTTGTTTTTTAATGACTGGTACAGGGATTATTCCACCTGATGAATTTTCCCTTTTGGAAGGGGATGAGGTTCGAATTACGATCGACCATATTGGTACATTAATCAATAGTGTTGGTATTCGTTGA
- a CDS encoding aldehyde dehydrogenase (NADP(+)): protein MALLGSQWIGKRRSANGKTTFNAINPVTGQQLPGDFAETSKDELDEAVQLAEKAFPIYSKIDPKAKAAFLEQIADEILALGDELLDRCHLETALPMGRLTGERGRTMGQLKLFAQVVREGSWVDARIDPAMPDRAPFPRADIRHMLRPLGPVAVFGASNFPLAFSVAGGDTASALAAGCPVVVKGHPAHPGASELVASAIIKAAEKTGMPDGVFSLLQGTTHQLGGDLVTHPLITAVGFTGSFRGGKALFDLANQREKPIPVFSEMGSTNPVFILPEALAQENLAKGLADSISLGVGQFCTNPGLVLIQESTAANQFKANLSAAIEGTTAGTMLTSGIKSAFEHGINSFKEKEGVSNPASGLPSATANGVQAQVFHTTYENLQKYPSLAEEVFGPSSVIVSASTKAAILDAAHNLEGHLTATIHGTPADFEAYAELFAILERKVGRIIINGFPTGVEVCHAMVHGGPYPATTAPQTTSVGTNAIKRFARPVCYQDFPASFLPAELKNENPSNIWRMVNGEWTQAKVN, encoded by the coding sequence ATGGCATTATTAGGCTCCCAATGGATTGGAAAAAGGCGATCCGCAAATGGAAAAACAACTTTCAATGCAATCAACCCTGTCACTGGTCAGCAACTGCCTGGTGATTTTGCTGAAACGAGCAAAGACGAATTGGATGAGGCTGTTCAGTTAGCGGAAAAGGCTTTCCCTATTTATAGCAAGATTGATCCCAAAGCAAAAGCTGCCTTTTTAGAGCAAATTGCTGATGAAATATTAGCCCTTGGTGACGAATTATTAGATCGTTGTCATTTAGAAACCGCCTTGCCAATGGGCAGGCTAACTGGTGAACGTGGCCGTACCATGGGCCAGCTAAAATTGTTTGCACAAGTGGTGCGGGAAGGCTCCTGGGTAGATGCCCGAATTGATCCGGCGATGCCAGACAGAGCCCCTTTTCCTAGAGCCGACATTAGGCACATGCTGCGCCCATTAGGACCTGTTGCTGTTTTTGGTGCTAGTAATTTCCCCTTGGCTTTTTCAGTAGCTGGAGGAGATACGGCCTCGGCCCTGGCTGCGGGCTGCCCGGTAGTCGTAAAAGGCCACCCTGCACACCCAGGCGCCTCGGAACTAGTTGCCTCAGCCATCATCAAAGCGGCGGAAAAGACGGGAATGCCTGATGGGGTTTTTTCATTGCTCCAGGGAACGACGCACCAACTTGGTGGAGACTTGGTAACCCATCCATTGATCACAGCAGTTGGTTTTACAGGCTCCTTTAGAGGCGGAAAGGCCTTGTTCGATTTGGCCAATCAAAGGGAAAAACCCATTCCTGTTTTTTCGGAAATGGGGAGCACGAATCCGGTCTTTATTTTGCCAGAAGCTTTGGCGCAAGAAAACCTGGCCAAAGGGCTGGCAGACTCCATCAGCCTGGGTGTCGGGCAGTTTTGCACCAATCCTGGCCTGGTTTTAATCCAGGAAAGCACTGCCGCCAATCAGTTTAAAGCTAACCTTTCGGCTGCTATTGAAGGCACCACGGCAGGTACAATGTTAACCAGTGGCATAAAATCAGCTTTTGAACATGGCATCAACTCCTTTAAGGAAAAAGAAGGCGTATCAAACCCCGCCTCTGGACTTCCTTCTGCTACAGCAAATGGCGTACAGGCCCAGGTCTTTCACACCACTTACGAAAACTTGCAAAAGTACCCCAGCTTGGCTGAAGAAGTGTTTGGACCATCCAGCGTGATTGTAAGCGCGTCTACTAAAGCTGCCATTTTAGATGCCGCTCATAACTTGGAGGGGCATTTGACGGCAACCATACACGGAACCCCAGCGGACTTCGAAGCCTATGCCGAATTGTTCGCTATCCTTGAGCGAAAAGTTGGCCGCATCATCATTAATGGTTTTCCAACTGGCGTAGAAGTTTGTCATGCCATGGTTCACGGTGGGCCTTATCCCGCTACCACGGCTCCTCAGACGACTTCTGTCGGAACGAACGCCATCAAGCGATTTGCTCGACCAGTGTGCTACCAGGATTTTCCGGCCTCGTTTTTACCGGCAGAATTGAAAAACGAAAATCCATCCAACATCTGGCGAATGGTCAATGGAGAATGGACGCAAGCGAAAGTTAATTAG
- a CDS encoding PSD1 and planctomycete cytochrome C domain-containing protein, whose amino-acid sequence MRIWQLKWRNHKQWLLLSLFLLILVFIWQCSANPGQLAKGELDFNFHIRPILSDKCFKCHGPDANKREADLRLDTKEGAFAALKDQPGHFALVPGKPRESEVFQRITSSDTSLLMPPPEANLTLSQREIDLIEKWISQGAEYKPHWSFIPPKEAAVPRVSNKEWPRNEIDYFILEDIEANNLKPNAEAEKAYLLKRLSFDLTGLPPSLELQERFERDASPDAYEKVVDELLASKHYGEKMAIPWLDVARYADSHGYQDDGVRTMWPWRDWVIHAFNENYPYDKFLTWQLAGDLLPNPTKEMLLATGFNRNHKITQEGGVIDEEYRIEYVTDRTNTFGKTFLALTFECAKCHDHKYDPIAQKDYYSSFAFFNQVPEKGLVGTIDASFADPPNMKITDKDIAEVLQFINKKDTAFVEVMVMKDSLGIRPTHVLQRGVYDAPGEVVGFGLPAAIMPFDTNNFAQNRLGLAQWLLDEKNPLTARVFVNRIWQEFFGRGIVKTVGDFGMQGDLPTNIGLLDWLAVDFRKNNWDIKQLVKKIVLSATYRQSAEVTARKLEKDPENIYLSRAPRLRFDAEIVRDHVLASSGLLNPEIGGPSVKPYQPGDIWVVATSGRGLLMNYIQDHGSDLYRRGMYVFIKRTVPPPSMLMFDASNRDQCEVKRTRTNTPLQALVMLNDPHVLEASRVLAERLVQERSTSTEKIAKAFRLIICRQAKPDELEILEAYLEEEKSHLAGNEKKALALLKVGETPPIEWEDTVELAALMQTIHAIYNMEEAITKT is encoded by the coding sequence ATGCGTATCTGGCAACTAAAATGGCGGAACCATAAACAATGGCTACTCCTCAGCCTGTTTTTGCTTATCCTCGTCTTCATTTGGCAATGTAGTGCCAACCCTGGGCAATTGGCCAAGGGGGAATTGGATTTTAATTTCCATATCCGACCCATCTTATCTGACAAATGCTTCAAATGTCATGGCCCGGATGCTAATAAAAGAGAAGCTGATCTGCGCCTGGATACCAAAGAGGGGGCATTTGCTGCCTTAAAAGACCAACCCGGTCATTTTGCGCTGGTGCCAGGAAAACCTAGAGAATCTGAAGTTTTTCAACGAATTACTTCTTCTGATACCAGCCTCTTGATGCCTCCCCCTGAAGCCAATTTGACTTTGAGCCAAAGGGAAATTGACCTGATCGAAAAATGGATTTCACAAGGGGCCGAATACAAACCCCATTGGTCTTTTATTCCACCCAAAGAAGCGGCAGTGCCACGGGTGAGCAATAAAGAATGGCCGAGAAACGAAATTGACTATTTTATTTTAGAAGACATCGAGGCTAATAATTTGAAACCAAATGCCGAGGCAGAAAAAGCTTATTTATTAAAGCGATTATCCTTTGATTTGACAGGTTTGCCTCCTTCGCTTGAATTGCAAGAGCGTTTCGAGCGAGATGCTAGTCCTGATGCCTATGAAAAAGTGGTGGATGAGCTGTTGGCCTCGAAGCATTATGGCGAAAAAATGGCCATCCCCTGGCTAGATGTAGCGCGTTATGCCGATTCGCATGGTTACCAGGATGATGGCGTGCGTACCATGTGGCCCTGGCGCGATTGGGTAATTCATGCTTTTAATGAAAACTACCCATACGACAAGTTTTTAACCTGGCAATTGGCGGGTGATCTATTGCCCAATCCCACCAAAGAAATGTTGCTGGCCACAGGCTTTAATCGCAACCATAAAATCACCCAGGAAGGTGGCGTGATCGATGAAGAATATCGCATAGAATATGTAACAGATCGAACCAATACCTTTGGCAAAACCTTTTTAGCACTGACCTTTGAATGTGCTAAATGTCATGACCACAAATACGACCCCATCGCCCAAAAAGATTACTACAGTTCCTTTGCTTTTTTTAACCAGGTACCTGAAAAAGGACTGGTGGGTACGATTGATGCTTCCTTCGCCGACCCACCCAATATGAAGATCACGGATAAGGATATTGCCGAGGTTTTACAATTTATCAATAAAAAGGATACTGCCTTTGTTGAAGTAATGGTCATGAAAGATTCCCTTGGTATCCGGCCTACGCATGTTTTGCAAAGAGGTGTTTATGACGCGCCGGGAGAAGTGGTCGGATTTGGCCTTCCGGCAGCCATCATGCCTTTTGATACCAACAACTTTGCCCAAAACCGGCTCGGGCTGGCTCAATGGTTGTTGGATGAAAAAAATCCATTGACAGCGAGGGTCTTCGTGAATAGAATCTGGCAAGAATTTTTTGGAAGAGGTATTGTGAAAACTGTCGGCGATTTTGGAATGCAAGGCGACTTGCCTACCAATATAGGCTTATTGGATTGGCTGGCTGTGGATTTCAGGAAAAACAATTGGGATATTAAACAGCTGGTTAAAAAGATTGTTTTATCTGCCACTTATCGGCAATCTGCTGAGGTAACAGCAAGAAAATTGGAAAAAGATCCTGAGAATATTTATTTATCTAGAGCACCACGCTTGCGATTTGATGCCGAAATTGTTAGGGATCACGTATTGGCCAGTAGCGGATTGTTAAACCCAGAAATTGGCGGACCAAGTGTAAAACCTTACCAGCCGGGAGACATTTGGGTGGTCGCAACCTCTGGCCGTGGCCTGCTCATGAATTACATCCAGGACCATGGATCCGACTTGTATCGAAGAGGGATGTATGTCTTTATTAAACGGACCGTTCCGCCGCCTTCCATGTTGATGTTTGACGCTTCCAATCGCGACCAGTGCGAGGTCAAACGGACCCGTACCAATACGCCTTTACAGGCCTTGGTAATGCTCAATGATCCGCACGTTCTGGAAGCTTCCAGGGTTTTGGCGGAGCGCTTGGTGCAGGAAAGATCTACGTCAACCGAGAAAATAGCTAAGGCATTTCGCCTCATTATTTGCCGCCAAGCCAAGCCAGATGAATTGGAAATTCTGGAAGCCTATTTAGAGGAGGAAAAAAGCCATTTGGCAGGCAATGAAAAAAAAGCTTTAGCATTGTTGAAAGTAGGAGAGACCCCTCCGATTGAATGGGAGGATACCGTTGAGTTGGCTGCTTTAATGCAAACCATTCATGCTATTTATAATATGGAAGAAGCCATTACCAAAACATAG
- a CDS encoding DUF1501 domain-containing protein has product MANEFFNHRLNINRRHFLGKMGVGLGSVALGSLLMPDLFKGGADVAGELPLGVTHFAPKAKRVIYLFQNGAPSQLESFDYKPKLREMFGQDLPASVRAGQRLTGMTSNQEKFPLVGSKFDFKQHGQSGAWISEIFPHIAEIADDICIVKTMHTEAINHDPALTFMQTGAQQGNRPSMGAWLSYGLGSENKNLPAFCVLLSRGRGNGQGVYSKLWTNGFLDSVHQGVQFSSGEDPVLYLNNPDGSDREGRRRMLDRLAQLNEKSFETFGDPEIQTKIQQYEMAYRMQTAVPELTDLSKEPEHIIRMYGAECLVPGSYAANCLLARKLSEAGVRFVQLYHQGWDQHGNLVGEMRLQAEDVDRSSAALVKDLKQRGLLDETLVIWGGEFGRTNYCQGKLSPDNYGRDHHPRAYSIWMAGGGVKPGIVYGETDEFGYNIIENPVHINDFHATVLHLLGLDHEKLMYKHLGRRYRLTDVAGSLVPGIMA; this is encoded by the coding sequence ATGGCCAATGAATTTTTTAACCATCGACTCAATATCAATCGCCGCCATTTTCTAGGTAAAATGGGAGTTGGTTTAGGCAGCGTGGCGCTAGGATCCCTCCTGATGCCTGACTTGTTTAAGGGTGGGGCAGATGTAGCAGGAGAACTACCGCTTGGGGTGACCCATTTTGCGCCTAAAGCCAAAAGGGTGATCTATTTATTCCAAAATGGCGCCCCCTCCCAACTGGAGAGCTTTGACTATAAGCCAAAGTTGCGGGAAATGTTTGGCCAGGATTTACCGGCATCAGTAAGAGCAGGCCAGCGTTTGACGGGGATGACTTCCAATCAGGAAAAATTTCCGCTCGTTGGTTCAAAATTTGATTTCAAACAACATGGCCAATCTGGCGCCTGGATAAGTGAAATCTTCCCGCATATCGCCGAAATCGCAGATGACATTTGTATCGTAAAAACGATGCATACCGAAGCCATTAACCATGATCCTGCCCTGACTTTTATGCAAACTGGCGCCCAACAAGGTAACCGGCCAAGCATGGGCGCCTGGCTGAGTTATGGCTTGGGCAGTGAGAACAAAAACCTGCCCGCCTTTTGTGTATTGCTGTCCAGGGGAAGGGGGAATGGCCAAGGCGTATATTCCAAATTATGGACAAATGGCTTTTTGGATAGTGTACACCAGGGGGTCCAATTCAGTAGCGGCGAAGACCCCGTCCTTTACCTCAACAACCCTGACGGCTCCGACCGCGAAGGCCGCCGGCGCATGCTCGACCGCTTGGCTCAATTGAATGAGAAGAGTTTTGAAACCTTCGGAGATCCCGAAATTCAAACGAAAATTCAACAGTATGAAATGGCCTACCGGATGCAAACGGCCGTTCCTGAATTGACCGATTTGAGCAAAGAACCCGAACACATCATTCGAATGTATGGCGCAGAATGTTTAGTCCCTGGTTCGTATGCTGCTAATTGTTTGCTGGCTAGAAAACTATCAGAAGCCGGGGTTCGATTTGTACAGCTATACCATCAGGGGTGGGACCAACATGGCAACTTGGTCGGAGAGATGAGGCTGCAAGCAGAGGATGTCGACCGTTCTTCAGCTGCCTTGGTAAAAGACTTGAAACAGAGAGGTTTACTAGATGAGACCTTAGTTATTTGGGGAGGTGAATTTGGCCGAACCAACTACTGCCAAGGTAAATTATCGCCAGATAATTACGGTCGGGATCATCATCCCAGGGCTTATTCTATCTGGATGGCTGGTGGCGGTGTAAAACCAGGTATTGTCTACGGTGAAACGGATGAATTTGGTTATAATATCATTGAAAACCCTGTGCACATTAATGATTTTCATGCAACCGTCCTTCACCTGTTGGGGCTAGATCATGAAAAACTGATGTATAAGCACCTGGGGCGTCGGTATCGATTGACAGATGTAGCCGGTAGTTTGGTGCCTGGAATAATGGCTTAG